The Phormidium yuhuli AB48 DNA window TTGGTGGGATAGTCAGGGGAATTTACTGCGACATGGCGAGGAGCGAGCTGAGCAAGAACGTCAGCGGGCCGAGCAAGAACATCAGCTCGCTGAGCAAGAACGTCAGCGGGCCGAGCGTCTGGCGGCGCGCTTGCGGGAATTAGGTATTGACCCGGATGAGGAAGCACTTAATACATAATTAGGTGTATTTGTCAACCCCCTAATTTTATTTATCCATGATTCCCCGGTAGCCGCCAAATAGCGCAAAGCCAAAATACTTCCAGGGAACAGCGACGTCTTGGAAACCGGCTGAGGTTAACATCTGGAGATGGCTTTGCAAACTGGCTAAGCGGTCTTGTGCTGAATGGCCTTGGGGAACACTCTCACCCACTTTAGCGCGGGTGGCGGCGATCGCCTCCCCTTGTTTCTGGGCCCATTCCTCACGCACAGACTGATAAACCTCTCTGAGGTGAGGAGTTTCGGGAACCACGGGGTCAGCATTCCAAAAACATCCCCCCGGCTCTAAGATACGAAACACCCAGTTAAACAGGGTTTGTTTCATCTCATCGCTGAGATGGTGAATGGCCAGGGAGGAGACACAGGCTTGGGCCCCTTCAATGGCGACATCCCCCTCATGGCGCGAGGCTAAGTCACCGAAATCGGCGCAAATTGGCTCCCAACGGTTGTTATCACCGGCCTGGATGATTTTCTGTTGGGCAAATTCCAGCATACGCGGCGAGTAGTCGATGGCGAGAACTTGCGCTTGGGGACAGCGTTTTAACAGTCGTAGGCTTAACTCTCCAGTTCCACAGCCGAGATCGATAATTGTTGCACAGTCGGCGGGAACACAGCGAACGATGCTATCAAGCATCTCGGTATAGCGAGGAAGAAGGGTCCGAATCCCCTCGTCAAAGTCCTGGGTATTGGGGAAGATTTCGCCGGGATAGACAGGTTTACTCATAAAGATAGGTGGAGAGGTTGCGGTAAATGGGGGTTAGGAGGGAGCTGAGTTGAGAATCTCCTCGATATGGATCGGACTTTTCCGGTAAGGTGAGCATAGACCTATCTTACCGATACTCCCGGTCATGTACATCCAACAGCTCTGTCTCACTCATTACCGTGGTGCTGCTTCGTTATCCCTGAATCTCCATGAGAGGCTGAATGTCTTAGTCGGGGTTAATGGTGCGGGTAAGTCTACGGTTCTCGACGCGATCGCCATTCTGCTATCTTGGATGGTGAGCCGGATTCGACAGTCTGGGACCTCGGGGCGATCGCTGTCTGAAGCCGAGATTATGAATGGAGAGTCTTGGGCGTCGCTGGAGATCGTTTGTGGGGATGAACACCAATCTTTATCTTGGAGACTTTCCAAGAG harbors:
- a CDS encoding class I SAM-dependent methyltransferase, producing MSKPVYPGEIFPNTQDFDEGIRTLLPRYTEMLDSIVRCVPADCATIIDLGCGTGELSLRLLKRCPQAQVLAIDYSPRMLEFAQQKIIQAGDNNRWEPICADFGDLASRHEGDVAIEGAQACVSSLAIHHLSDEMKQTLFNWVFRILEPGGCFWNADPVVPETPHLREVYQSVREEWAQKQGEAIAATRAKVGESVPQGHSAQDRLASLQSHLQMLTSAGFQDVAVPWKYFGFALFGGYRGIMDK